A segment of the Fusarium oxysporum f. sp. lycopersici 4287 chromosome 4, whole genome shotgun sequence genome:
TCCCCAGTCCTTTTGAGAGGAGGACGGGGTGTAACTCTAGTTAGCTCTATGATTACGAGAGAGATGAAGTAGACGCGAAATGGAAATGGTATAGAACAAATGTCTTGTCCTTGAATCTGATGTGAATGTGTGAAGTAGTTACTTAAAAAGTCCCTCCATTACCTCTGCGAAAATGGTGATACTTTGTCTTTAATGATGAGTTGAGGTAACGTTCCTGAGGACATGTGCTCACCATATAGTAGTGTTGGTTGCGACTTGTCGCGATGACTCAAATTAATGTTACTATGAGGGTATATAATCTATCTTTGTGGGATGTGGAAGCAGTCCAATCATTCTTTAACTAGTCCATTTCTCGTTTCCAATTCTATGCCCATATGTGCAGGATCGAAAGACGGAACTGAGATGGGGTATGTATCTATCGTTGGTATTGTACAGGTGTTATATGCGATAAGCGCTCAGTATGACCAGCATACTCTTCTGGAGCCCAGTTTGACTATACGAGAACGTAGAGAGCACAGATCTAAGAATTTGTTAGTTACGGGTCAATATAATTGTTGGGAGTGGCGGCTTACCATGCTGAGGCCGAGAACCATTGATGCCCAGAAACAGACATTGTTCAAGGTCTTCTTACCACGGACCCATCTCGTACGCTGGAGCATTACGATGGGTAGTTGAAGCATCTGACACACGAAGCCGTAACCACggagcttcttggtgatACATGCCATAACGATCTCATGGCCAATAGCAGAGATGAGGAATGTCAAGGCCGTGGCAGCTCCTCTACCGATGCGCGGTCGAGAGGCACTGTAGACGTGGCGTCGAAGGAAGCTATACACGGGGATGTTCCACTCGCGCGAGAACTCCATCCAGTCGGTTGAGTTCCACCAGTCAGAGTAGAAATGTCTATCGGCGAAGCAGGTGATTTCAGCGAACGCACCGAGGACGTATTcaaagatgacgaggaaaaCGAGGAGGAATGTGAGCATAAAGGGGAAGAGAAGCCATGAGATGGTCTCCGCTAGGATGAGCGACTTCTCCGAAAGGGATGAAACGGCGGGAACCGCATCGAGGCGCTCTGAGGCATCGATAAGAACGGGAAGAATGAAATCTTCTGAGATGATGGTTAAGAGAAAAATGCAGCCAAAAGTGGCGATGATCTTGGAAATAAGAGAAATCCAGTTGATGCGGGATGTTCGAGGATATTCGATCTCGTAGCAGAGTGTTGGACAGAGGAGATAGTCCATGTAGTTGGACCAGGTGAGGTTGTTCGGGTACGTAACGTTGCCAATGGGACTCGTAAGCTCACGGGCAAGGTCCTCTCGTAACTCATCGACTTCGTCGGCACTGTTGTTACCGCTCGCGACAGGACTGGGTACCAAAAGGTTGTTGTTAACAGCATCCACCTCCTCGTTGCTCTTGTTGCCGTCACTGTTGCTTCGCTTGGCTTGTTGTCGCTTCTTGCTACGGTTTCGACGGCGCTTCTTGCTACCAGAACTAGTAGCCTCGCCGTTAGCGAGACTGTCGGTGGATGGATATTGGTAGGCTGGTCGTCGATCGTGGGGCGAGAAGGGGTTGTCAAGAGCGTGCAGTCGCTTCTCCGTCTGCGACAAATGTCCGTTGTAGAAAGCGTATGAGTGCATCTTCATCAGTAGTACCATGGTGTGCAAGAGAAAGAATACCTGCGACGTCCAGGTCCATTCAAAGTGAAAGGGCACAACAATCCAAAGAGAAAGCCAAGCGACCTGGTAGACGCTCTGAATAGCTATTCCACCCTTGTCCCAGGACAGAAAGCTACCGGGCTTTGCACTTCGAGCTGCACGGTTCAATGGCAGACTAACAGCGGTCGTTGCGACCATAAGGAAATCGGCAATGGCAAGATGCCAGAGCTTGACTGTGAAGAGACCCCATATTTGTACTCTTAGAGGAAACCCGGTATCTTTGAGGTTGCGTAGCATTGAGGTGATACCCATAATGGCAAGGCCAATCcagaagaggttgaagaagccatggAAGTCTCGGTAGTCGCTTTCGGGGTCGAAATGACTAACACGCGATGCGAACTCGATCGTGGGAAATATACGGCGGCGTTGCTCTGCGCGGGTTTGCTTTCGAACTGTCGAGAGGACTCTAACGGATGGAGGCGCATTCTCTGGGACGGGCGTGGAGCGACCACTGTATACAATTAGCTTGAGCGCAAGATTTGGAGGTTCGAGCATACCTAGTCAATCCACTGGCAGTTCCTGTGCTCATGTTATCAGGCATGAGATGTCCCTCGCTATCTTCTGCTGTTGACATGCGAAGAACCTCCGAGACTTGTGAATGTTTGGGTTTGCGCGGTCGAGGGCGTATAACGTGGTCATGATCACCTGCGTGACCATTCCCATTGGGAAGAGGATCTATTGAAGAGCTCATATTCGTAAATGTATATAGTATTTGTTCGTATGTTCGTCGTAGATGTCGCGGTAAATGATGAGGATTTATTCGACCTCGCCCTGGAGAGGAAGATAGAGTTTCGGCAGTAGTGTCAACTCGGCGCCCGCGGAAGAAGACGAAACAATCGGAAACAGAAAGCGACGAAAATAGACGAGTCAAGTCTTGACGTTCTAGTCTGAGAATGTGAGACACGACAGCAAATGCCCTAAAGTGGTCTTGTCTTGAATCGTCGTGGTTTCGTTGTCGTCAAGACGATATGATAAGGAAAAGAGGGCAGATaagaagaggagggagagaatGCGGGTATAAACCTGAAATAAGGAGCAGAAGGAAGGAACGACGTAGTAGAAGCCAAGAGCTCTTAGCTTATTTCTTGTTTTCTTGTGGATGTAAGTAAGGTACTTAAATATTGTGCTACGGATGGATACAGTGGTCAGCGGTTCTGGGGGCCGAATTGATGACAGCTCTTGCCTTTTTTTCAGGTGAATTGAACCCCTAACTCCAACTACAATAAAATGACGTAACATCCAATGGATCATCGGGTCCTTCGTCATTTCTGCACGCACTCAACCTCAGCCCTTACTCAATCTTATAGGCTGCACTACAATACGGTTATACGTTATACTCGTATAACAATCATTTCTAGGCAGACTTATTCAATGCGAATACTCTTATTGTTTAGTTGCTTGTTCGACCAGTGGAGTCAATCCCTACTAGGCTGACCTGGACTGACTGGAGACTGTCCGCGTATCACGTATCGTCATCCACCCTCGTTTTTCGCATTCGCGAGTCGTATCCTTTCTCGTTATTCGCCAAGAGCTCGGTTCTAGGGTTGACGTTGACTGGTCTGACATTCGTTTTGGATCGTGATCCTTGTACTGGAGCTTACCCCTCGTTCGGATGTTTCTCAATTCATCCATCATATTGGCGTGTTTCCTCTATATACCAAGGTATTTGGATGGAGATGAGACTGGGTTACGGCATCACAGCG
Coding sequences within it:
- a CDS encoding sterol O-acyltransferase, which encodes MSSSIDPLPNGNGHAGDHDHVIRPRPRKPKHSQVSEVLRMSTAEDSEGHLMPDNMSTGTASGLTSGRSTPVPENAPPSVRVLSTVRKQTRAEQRRRIFPTIEFASRVSHFDPESDYRDFHGFFNLFWIGLAIMGITSMLRNLKDTGFPLRVQIWGLFTVKLWHLAIADFLMVATTAVSLPLNRAARSAKPGSFLSWDKGGIAIQSVYQVAWLSLWIVVPFHFEWTWTSQVFFLLHTMVLLMKMHSYAFYNGHLSQTEKRLHALDNPFSPHDRRPAYQYPSTDSLANGEATSSGSKKRRRNRSKKRQQAKRSNSDGNKSNEEVDAVNNNLLVPSPVASGNNSADEVDELREDLARELTSPIGNVTYPNNLTWSNYMDYLLCPTLCYEIEYPRTSRINWISLISKIIATFGCIFLLTIISEDFILPVLIDASERLDAVPAVSSLSEKSLILAETISWLLFPFMLTFLLVFLVIFEYVLGAFAEITCFADRHFYSDWWNSTDWMEFSREWNIPVYSFLRRHVYSASRPRIGRGAATALTFLISAIGHEIVMACITKKLRGYGFVCQMLQLPIVMLQRTRWVRGKKTLNNVCFWASMVLGLSMICALYVLV